The stretch of DNA TCCGCGCGCCTCTGCTCCCCAGCCAGCCACGACGGAGGCTGGGACGAACCTGGCTCGGCCCAATCTGGTACCGCCGCTGCCGTATCTCCAAAATAATCTCCGAGTGCCAGGTTTCTCCTCCACAGCGTCTCAAGCCCCCTCCATCTCCACTCGCATCCCCTCGGCTCAGCTACTGTGCTTCCATGTGacacaggcagagctggagacCCCCAATTATGAATTTGCCTTTTGATTTTAGCGTCACCTGTTGGAGAAGCCGGGAAGTGCAGCTCTGACGCCCATGAATTGACTGCTGGGGTTGTTCTGCTTAATTACAGAGGCAGATTAAATACATCGAGAGCTGCTGGATATAGACTATTGTATTTAACCAGACATAATCCAAACAAGACTCTATAAATCATCTGTATTTAAAAGTAGCtgagtgagaggaaaaaaaagcttcacaataaaatcaCACCCTCTATAACAATTTGTATATATTCCACTATATATTTGATAATGTTTGTAACATGAATAAGATAAAGCGTGTCTCTAACTACACGGAGTCAATATTGTGTTGTCACTCTGTCTTCTCACCCTTACTACTACCACCACCTACCGGCGCCTTCGGAGCATTGTGAACGCACGGCCACCTATCAGGAGGCACGAGTCGGTGTTGCTGTATGAGGGGACGTTCATGCCACGACGAAGCGCGAGTGTGACACACGTGCTGCTCTTTACGGTGGTTCCTCATCTCCCTGGCAGCTCAAAACACAGGCTGGGAGACTAATTTAAATACGTAACTAACATTCATTAACAAAACTGTAATTTTCTCACGACAGGTGATTGAATCTGAAGTAATTGTTTaatattgtgttgttgttgttgttgttttttttcagtaagaGTGATGAGTGATATGTGAAAAGCCGAGTCTGACTTTGTCCTTCAGGGTTTCCCCGTTTTGCGTTCTGTGGCACTAACAGCCCCtcatacaccccccccccccctcctcctcctccccacccccTTCTCCGTACGGCCTACGCGTTCTCCTCCAGAGGTACGGTGCACGGTGCGCGGCTGACGATGGATCCAGAGCTCCGCGGCTTTggctcctgtgtgtgagtgtctatTTTAAACCCAGTCACCGTTTTCGTCGTCGCCTTCTACCGCACATCCGgccgaggaggagcaggagaagatggGCTGCTGCTCCGCGCGACGCGTCTTCATCCTCCTGTGTTGTTTGCAGCTGGTGAGATGCTTTTTCCTCTCTCGCACATGATGCGGCTTCACATCAGGCCAGTCGTTTCTCCGCGTTAGTCAGAAAGTTGTAAAAATTAATCACTACCAACTATACAACAATGTTATTgtagtttatttaataatttataggATTAAATTAGTAAAACATTCTGTAAATTCTACGGCTGTAAGAGCTTATTGGTGCTTTGTCTTTTACATTGTATGACAATGTAAAATATGTTATTAACTTGTGACATGCAGTTACTACTTTAATATATTCTTTAATGGTGGGTTTTACAATCAATATTAATTTTGGTTTCTCGTCTAAATAGATAAATACAAActagaagaaaaacaagtggTCCATGAAGAAAAGGATGGTGCAGATAATGACGTATCCACTctctggccactttattagggacacttGAAAAGTCCAAGGCAATCTCCTTTGATTTTACTGTTACAAGCTTATAATTTTCCAGCTTTGAAGTTCAAAAAGGTGGAGATTGTGCTTTATGCTAACGGGACGAAGTGGTTTGCATTAGGAGATCATTCAAATGTTTGGGCCTTCGTGAATGAGAAATCACAGCCTTCAGAGCAGAGCTTCTGCATtgctcatatatatatatggcagCTCTATAGAGAGAGACTGAGTGGCGACCAGCGCACCACCACAATGAAGCGCTGCACCCACTCTGTCCTGCTTTCTGTTTCCCACCCTGCCCCCTTCATGACTGACTGGGGCACTGACCTCAGAGGACACAACAATATATCCCAGCTCTGTTTCTACCCCCAGCAGGCTTTGTCGCCTTCAACTTAGTTGTCATGACAACctatttaaatacaataaactGCAGCCGTTTTTGCAGTGTTTTAAGGCCAGGCATCACATCCTCACCCGGCGCAGACTTAGAATCTGTCTCTCTTCTTTCTGCTCATGTCCACGCTTCAGCTCGCTGCCCTGGAGAGGCAGGTGTTTGACTTCCTGGGATACCAGTGGGCTCCCATCATGATCAACTTCTTCCACATCATCGTGGTCATTCTGGGCCTGTTCGGTGCCATCCAGTACAGGTCACGTTACGTTGCCATGGTAAAAACACCAGACCTCATTTAGATTTGTTGTAGCAGTTAGTAACAGCAGCATTGGACTATAAGGTTGCAAATCATTACTTTTATAAAAATACTAGACATCAATGATGTCCTGCCTTGTTTCCAGACTTTATATTGCATTGTTCCTTTTCACTCAGTACCTGCTGTGGACGTTGTTGTGGGTCGGCTGGAATGTCTTTGTGTGCTGCCTCTACTTGGATTTAGGAGGCCTTTCAAAGGTGAGTCTGATGATCACGTTAGCGCCACATAATTAGAGAGCCCCACGGCGACAGCCTCTAAATACAGTGCTCGGCCCGTTCTGTGGCACAGGCTCCTTTCAGAACCTGTATCAAGTTACAGACACATAGTACCACACCTACCAAAGTCAGCACCCCTCGGACTTTTGGAAGCCTCACAGGCCATATGACATCCTCAAGAGTCCAGCCTGAGATAGAACCAAAACTtccatattttattatttttatgtttattgattgattatttATCTAAACTGTGATTTCTTTGTAACTTTCCAACTAATACTTATGTGACTTCACAAAACTTTTAAGTTTTATAAATGAAAGTAGCTCCACGTTTCACTGGTTAAAATCCAGCTGTTCCTTCATTTTCCCCCTTCCTAATGTTTTAATGCACTATGCAATGACACAGCTGGTCCTGCAGTCAGGTTGCTTCCCCACCCTCTCTGCGCTCTGCAGGACAGTGACACTCTCTCTCTGGGCGTGTCGTCACACCGCTCCTGGTGGAGGGACAATGGGCCGGGCTGCGCCGCTGAGCACCTTCCCTCTGCTGGCTGGGAGAACCAGCAGAATCCTGAGCTGACCACAGTGCTGAGCTGCTGGCTGGAATACCAGTACATAGAGATTCTGCACTGCATCATCCAGCTTTTCATATCAGTGAGTCTCTGTTCGTCATATTATTCCTGTTACCATTCAGGTTTATTAAGCAATGACAATACAATGACTCTTAATTGGGACACCCATTGTTTTAATATCAATAAATATGCTTCTCCCCGACTTAACTGAactgttgcttagcaacagcgACTGTAAATTAGAAAACAGAATTCACCATTTAAGAAAGGCAACACATGTCACTATCATTCTCATTCATACAGAGCTTCTATATCATGAACTGCACTTGGTTGATACTGTATACTGTTGCATAGGGCTACAACTAACGATGAAATCATTAAACGTTAATATGCTTTTAATAATTGTTATAGagccatttctttttttagatTGCATTTTATTACTTGATTCATAGAATATACTGTATCACCAGAAACATTTCATACTATTATGCACAGACAATATGCCCAGATTACAGTGGCGTTAGATGTTTTTCTTATGTCATAGGAGCCATATTGATCTACAAACAGGAgatattttaattaaagaaagagaaaaaagatataaaaaaaaacattttgcactGCAGCGTGTATAATTATGCCTCAAACCATAATGTTCACAGCTCCTGGGATTTGTTTACGCCTGCTACTTCATCAGCACTTTTTCAGATGAGGAGGACAGCTGTAAGTACAATGATGTCAAATAGAAGCAATTTTTACATAAAGTTTACTGCTCCTCTGATCTGCATGCATTAtattttttttgctcttttAAATCCACTTgtattacttttttttcatAGGTATGTTTTTATGCTTTGAATGCGTTTGTATCCTactcattcttttttttctaatttcttataGTTAATTTTACTGGTGAACTTCACTATCCCATCAAACCCTCTCAGTTACTCTTCTAGTGTTAAAGGTTGACAGGTAGGTAACGTTGCTAATCTTTTGACTGCTAATTacagttttgtgttgttttttgtccAACATAACATATGTCTTGTATTTTGTTCAGATTATAAATAACGATGAGCAAGACTGAGTTGAAACCTGAGAAGTCAAACATCTCTGAAGATTGGCATCATGTTTGGCCTCTGGCCTCAGGCTCAGTAAATCATCTGTCACAGGCGCTGAATCCCATGAGAATCTCATGAGATGTTCTGGTGTGTCATTGTATAAAATCCACAGGCGTATTTATAATGTGTTGTCACTGCAAAACGTAATAAgagtgtaattgtgtgtgtttagtgcaCATGGGGGTGTGGACGAGATCATTGATATTGAGTAAAGACAGCTGTCTTACAGTCAGATCTCAAAGAATAATGTTTCTTTTATATTCATTGAAATGTTTATGTGTTGTCTCGTGTTTAATATACTTAAGCAAAATAAACCACATCTTCAGTAATACCTGTACCAGCTCTGTTCAGAtttcttattttttaaataattcatctgGTGATTTTTGGCATGGAATGATCCATACAAATGTTTATGTGATTCTAAATTGTGTAGCCCAAGCCTTACAGCTATAGGGTATTCACCTTTAAATACAGTGGTGCCCGGCATGACATTGTTTAGCCTTGGAACGAGAAACTATACATTTACGTATTTCGCACATTAAGAGAAAAAACTGTCTTTCACTTGGAGATTTTTGGTGTTAGAATGAATGCGTTTTTGCCTCACAACCGTACGAATTTTAAGGAACCAAATGACAGTGTACGCGATTGATGGCTACAGCTAGTAGGCGGCAGTAGTGAAACACCCACGATGTCGTAAATACACGAAGAAGAAAAC from Betta splendens chromosome 7, fBetSpl5.4, whole genome shotgun sequence encodes:
- the nkain5 gene encoding sodium/potassium-transporting ATPase subunit beta-1-interacting protein 3, coding for MGCCSARRVFILLCCLQLLAALERQVFDFLGYQWAPIMINFFHIIVVILGLFGAIQYRSRYVAMYLLWTLLWVGWNVFVCCLYLDLGGLSKDSDTLSLGVSSHRSWWRDNGPGCAAEHLPSAGWENQQNPELTTVLSCWLEYQYIEILHCIIQLFISLLGFVYACYFISTFSDEEDSFNFTGELHYPIKPSQLLF